A single genomic interval of Orcinus orca chromosome 19, mOrcOrc1.1, whole genome shotgun sequence harbors:
- the YWHAE gene encoding 14-3-3 protein epsilon isoform X2: protein MDDREDLVYQAKLAEQAERYDEMVESMKKVAGMDVELTVEERNLLSVAYKNVIGARRASWRIISSIEQKEENKGGEDKLKMIREYRQMVETELKLICCDILDVLDKHLIPAANTGESKVFYYKMKGDYHRYLAEFATGNDRKEAAENSLVAYKAASDIAMTELPPTHPIRLGLALNFSVFYYEILNSPDRACRLAKAAFDDAIAELDTLSEESYKDSTLIMQLLRDNLTLWTSDMQGDDS, encoded by the exons AAATGGTGGAATCAATGAAGAAAGTAGCAGGGATGGATGTGGAGTTGACAGTTGAAGAAAGAAACCTCCTATCTGTTGCATATAAAAATGTGATTGGAGCTAGAAGAGCTTCCTGGAGGATAATCAGCAGCAttgaacagaaagaagaaaacaagggaggAGAAGACAAACTAAAAATGATTCGGGAATATCGGCAAATG gTTGAGACTGAGCTAAAGTTAATCTGTTGTGACATTCTGGATGTACTGGACAAACACCTCATTCCAGCAGCTAACACTGGCGAGTCCAaggttttctattataaaat gaaaGGGGACTACCACAGGTATCTGGCTGAATTTGCCACAGGAAATGACAGGAAGGAAGCTGCGGAGAACAGCCTAGTGGCTTATAAAGCTGCTAGTGATATTGCAATGACAGAACTTCCACCAACACATCCCATTCGCTTAGGTCTTGCTCTCAATTTTTCCGTATTCTACTATGAAATTCTTAATTCCCCTGACCGTGCCTGCAG GTTGGCAAAAGCAGCTTTTGATGATGCAATTGCAGAACTGGATACGCTGAGTGAAGAAAGCTATAAGGACTCTACGCTTATCATGCAGTTGTTACGTGATAATCTGACACTATGGACTTCAGACATGCAGGGTGATG